From the genome of Lawsonella clevelandensis, one region includes:
- the prmC gene encoding peptide chain release factor N(5)-glutamine methyltransferase, producing MNNPLQLVLPPDLSVRTLLRWGSDCLSAAGVASPTAEARLLVAAVIPCEPSELILHSGTSVNDIQGETLRTWVVRRMSREPLQHILGEAPFCDFSVVVGEGVFIPRPETELLAQWAIDTLRSVQQSQGKTVTGEIQGGELRSLHILDVCAGSGVLALALARAFPTAEVWAVEYSMRALQYLHRNVEKLAPQVRVVEGDAALPYDTWGIPSGSVDLVVCNPPYVPTGSVVDQETAESDPADAVFSGEDGLVLSRLILRHLPFLLSPGAVVGMEHDDVTGEALCQEASLAGYSDCRDHYDLAGRPRFMTAHWCPDGHRPGRTAG from the coding sequence GTGAATAACCCATTGCAACTTGTGCTCCCCCCTGACCTGTCAGTGCGCACCCTGTTGCGGTGGGGTTCTGACTGTCTCTCGGCGGCTGGGGTGGCATCACCCACCGCGGAGGCGCGTCTGCTGGTGGCGGCTGTGATTCCCTGTGAACCATCCGAGCTCATCCTGCACAGTGGCACTTCTGTAAACGATATACAGGGGGAGACGCTACGTACTTGGGTAGTGCGCCGTATGTCCCGTGAACCTCTTCAACACATCCTCGGAGAGGCTCCGTTCTGCGATTTTTCGGTTGTAGTAGGGGAGGGTGTGTTCATTCCCCGCCCGGAAACCGAACTGTTGGCGCAATGGGCCATCGATACGTTGCGTAGTGTGCAGCAGTCCCAAGGTAAGACCGTGACGGGAGAGATACAGGGCGGGGAGCTTCGGTCGTTACACATCCTCGACGTGTGTGCAGGGTCCGGAGTGCTTGCTCTCGCCTTGGCACGTGCATTCCCCACTGCCGAGGTGTGGGCAGTGGAGTATTCCATGCGGGCGCTGCAGTACCTCCATCGCAATGTGGAGAAGCTTGCCCCACAGGTGAGGGTTGTGGAAGGAGATGCTGCATTGCCCTATGACACGTGGGGTATCCCCAGTGGAAGCGTCGATCTTGTGGTGTGCAATCCACCCTATGTGCCTACCGGGAGTGTTGTTGACCAGGAGACCGCAGAGAGTGATCCTGCCGATGCGGTGTTCTCCGGGGAGGATGGGCTGGTGCTGAGTCGTCTGATTCTTCGCCATCTTCCGTTTCTCCTTTCACCCGGTGCGGTGGTGGGAATGGAGCATGATGATGTGACGGGGGAGGCGCTCTGCCAAGAGGCGTCACTAGCTGGTTATAGTGACTGTAGAGATCATTATGATTTGGCAGGCCGTCCGCGTTTTATGACGGCCCACTGGTGCCCGGATGGGCATCGCCCCGGAAGGACAGCCGGATGA
- a CDS encoding ATP synthase F0 subunit C: MDLMTLAANAETTIRGLGTVGYGISTLGPGLGIGIVAGKTVEAMARQPEMAGQLRTTMFLGIAFTEALALIALVAGFLF, encoded by the coding sequence ATGGATCTGATGACGCTTGCCGCCAACGCAGAAACCACCATCCGGGGTCTCGGTACCGTCGGTTACGGTATCTCTACCCTCGGCCCCGGCCTGGGCATCGGTATCGTCGCCGGCAAGACCGTTGAGGCTATGGCCCGCCAGCCCGAAATGGCCGGTCAGCTCCGTACCACCATGTTCCTTGGCATTGCTTTTACCGAAGCCCTCGCCCTGATCGCCCTCGTGGCCGGCTTCCTCTTCTAA
- the atpD gene encoding F0F1 ATP synthase subunit beta, whose product MTSALTDQKNIADTALEGRVVRVIGAVVDVEFPRGAIPEINNALHVEVTLSGETRLVTLEVAQHLGDNVVRTIAMQPTDGLVRGVKVVDTGSSISVPVGDVVKGHIFNALGECLDEPGLGRDGLQWSIHREPPSYDQLEGKTEILETGIKVIDLLTPYVKGGKIGLFGGAGVGKTVLIQEMITRIAREFSGTSVFAGVGERTREGTDLILEMGEMGVLPDTALVFGQMDEPPGVRMRVALSALTMAEYFRDVQGQDVLLFIDNIFRFTQAGSEVSTLLGRMPSAVGYQPTLADEMGQLQERITSVKGHSITSLQAVYVPADDYTDPAPATTFAHLDATTELSRGIASKGIYPAVDPLSSTSRILEPGIVGEEHYRVAQNVINVLQKYKELQDIIAILGMDELSEEDKVLVGRARRIEQFLGQNMLVAEKFTGTPGSVVPLADTIEAFDKICKGEFDKYPEQAFNDVGGLDQVEAKAKALKGE is encoded by the coding sequence ATGACCTCAGCCCTGACTGATCAGAAGAATATAGCGGATACCGCACTTGAAGGCCGCGTCGTGCGCGTCATCGGCGCCGTGGTGGATGTGGAGTTCCCCCGGGGTGCTATCCCAGAGATCAACAATGCCCTCCACGTTGAGGTGACGCTGAGCGGTGAAACCCGGCTCGTCACCCTCGAAGTTGCTCAGCACCTGGGCGACAATGTGGTTCGCACCATCGCCATGCAGCCCACCGACGGCCTCGTCCGTGGTGTGAAGGTAGTCGACACCGGTAGCTCTATCTCCGTCCCAGTTGGTGACGTAGTGAAGGGACACATCTTCAATGCACTCGGTGAGTGCCTTGACGAGCCCGGTCTCGGCCGTGATGGTCTGCAGTGGTCGATTCACCGTGAGCCGCCGAGCTACGACCAGCTCGAAGGTAAGACCGAAATTCTGGAGACTGGTATTAAGGTCATCGACCTTCTTACCCCTTACGTAAAGGGCGGTAAGATCGGTCTCTTCGGTGGTGCCGGTGTGGGTAAGACCGTTCTTATCCAGGAAATGATTACCCGTATCGCCCGTGAATTCTCCGGTACGTCCGTCTTCGCAGGTGTTGGTGAACGTACTCGTGAGGGTACCGACCTCATTCTGGAAATGGGCGAGATGGGTGTTCTCCCCGATACTGCTCTCGTGTTCGGCCAGATGGATGAACCGCCGGGAGTCCGTATGCGTGTCGCGCTCTCTGCACTGACCATGGCAGAGTACTTCCGCGATGTGCAGGGCCAAGACGTACTCCTCTTCATTGACAACATCTTCCGTTTCACCCAGGCGGGTTCTGAGGTCTCCACGCTGCTCGGCCGTATGCCGTCTGCCGTGGGGTACCAGCCCACTCTGGCAGATGAGATGGGCCAGCTGCAGGAACGTATTACTTCGGTGAAGGGCCACTCTATCACCTCGCTGCAGGCCGTCTACGTCCCCGCAGACGACTACACTGACCCAGCCCCGGCCACCACCTTCGCCCACCTGGACGCCACCACCGAGCTTTCGCGTGGTATTGCCTCCAAGGGTATTTATCCGGCCGTGGATCCGTTGTCCTCCACCTCTCGTATTCTGGAGCCCGGCATCGTTGGTGAAGAGCACTACCGTGTTGCTCAGAACGTCATTAACGTGCTGCAGAAGTACAAGGAACTGCAGGACATCATCGCCATCCTCGGTATGGACGAACTGTCTGAAGAGGACAAGGTGTTGGTTGGTCGTGCTCGTCGCATCGAGCAGTTCCTTGGCCAGAACATGCTGGTGGCAGAGAAGTTCACCGGTACTCCGGGTTCGGTGGTTCCACTGGCAGACACCATTGAGGCCTTCGACAAGATCTGCAAGGGCGAGTTCGACAAGTACCCGGAGCAGGCCTTCAACGATGTGGGTGGTCTGGACCAGGTGGAGGCCAAGGCTAAGGCTCTTAAGGGAGAGTAA
- a CDS encoding F0F1 ATP synthase subunit epsilon, whose protein sequence is MADLDVSIVSVDGSVWYGTATSVTSTTVEGEMGILYGRQPILAQMAEDGVVTVHSTDGEFLVFAVSGGFLSCTGANVIVMAEKAMPASDVSLEDVEKKLAALPEDGSGGERAQLRAQIRAAKRLAAA, encoded by the coding sequence ATGGCCGACTTGGATGTTTCAATCGTCTCCGTTGATGGGTCCGTCTGGTACGGAACCGCAACTAGTGTGACTAGTACAACGGTCGAAGGCGAGATGGGTATCCTCTACGGACGCCAACCTATCCTGGCTCAGATGGCAGAAGATGGGGTCGTGACGGTGCATAGCACCGATGGAGAATTCCTCGTCTTTGCGGTATCCGGCGGTTTCCTGTCCTGTACAGGAGCCAATGTTATCGTGATGGCAGAGAAAGCCATGCCCGCTTCGGATGTTTCCCTTGAGGATGTAGAAAAGAAGTTGGCGGCGCTTCCTGAGGACGGTTCTGGCGGAGAACGAGCTCAGTTGCGGGCGCAGATTCGTGCCGCGAAGCGGCTCGCCGCAGCATAG
- a CDS encoding F0F1 ATP synthase subunit gamma: MADLKALKGRIAATKSNAKIFHAQELIATSRITRAQARTTAQAPYTQELVNVLSAVAGATNMTHPLLADRANPKRAAVLIITSDRGMCGGYNHNVLKAADELCEMLQQHGTEPVLYVMGAKGIAHHSFHNHPLAGQWSGFSMNPEYNDLKVPVEHLLDSYLQGSDGTLPAPDGTEIHGCDAIYLVYTTFRSMLSQVPTVRRMIPIEAVYDDDPITLGEDMLSDPAGSDSLPPEYEFEPNAEELLDELLPRYITTRVFAASLESAASECAARRTAMKAATDNANELIKDLSRLANTARQAQITQEITEIVGGAGALSESAGRD; encoded by the coding sequence ATGGCAGATCTGAAAGCGCTGAAAGGTCGAATCGCTGCGACCAAGTCGAATGCGAAGATTTTCCACGCACAGGAGCTCATTGCGACCTCGCGCATTACCCGTGCACAGGCACGTACTACTGCACAAGCACCGTATACGCAAGAACTCGTCAATGTGTTGTCTGCAGTAGCAGGCGCGACTAACATGACGCATCCCCTGCTTGCTGACCGGGCTAACCCAAAACGTGCTGCCGTGCTCATCATCACCAGCGACCGAGGCATGTGTGGTGGCTATAACCACAACGTCTTGAAAGCTGCGGATGAGTTGTGCGAAATGCTCCAGCAGCATGGTACTGAGCCAGTGCTCTACGTGATGGGTGCCAAAGGTATTGCGCACCACTCTTTCCACAACCACCCACTTGCTGGCCAGTGGTCGGGATTCTCCATGAATCCCGAGTACAACGACCTCAAGGTTCCGGTAGAGCATCTGCTTGATAGCTACCTACAAGGATCTGACGGAACTTTGCCAGCCCCTGATGGAACGGAAATTCACGGGTGTGATGCTATCTACCTGGTCTACACCACGTTCCGCTCTATGCTGTCGCAGGTTCCCACCGTGCGTCGCATGATTCCTATCGAGGCAGTGTACGACGACGATCCGATTACCCTCGGCGAGGACATGTTGTCCGACCCTGCCGGATCTGACTCGCTGCCCCCTGAATACGAGTTCGAGCCCAATGCCGAAGAGCTCCTCGACGAGTTGCTCCCACGCTACATCACGACGCGTGTGTTTGCTGCCTCGCTTGAGTCGGCGGCGTCTGAATGCGCTGCGCGGCGCACCGCTATGAAAGCGGCAACCGACAACGCTAATGAACTCATTAAAGACCTCAGCCGTCTTGCTAATACGGCTCGTCAGGCCCAAATTACCCAAGAAATTACCGAGATCGTTGGTGGAGCTGGCGCTCTCTCGGAGAGTGCAGGAAGAGATTAA
- the atpA gene encoding F0F1 ATP synthase subunit alpha, whose protein sequence is MAELKISSEEIRDALAQFRDSYDPSATRSEIGAVVEAADGIARVSGLPSAMANELVEFPGGVLGVAQNLDEREIGAVVLGSFEEIKEGDEVRRTGEVLSIPVGDAFLGRVINPLGQPIDGKGPIEAETERPLELQAPTVLQRKPVHEPMQTGLKAIDAMTPIGRGQRQLVIGDRKTGKTSICTDTIINQKANWESGDPSKQVRCIYVAIGQKGSTIAGVQAALEEYGAMEYTTIVAAPASDSAGFKWLAPFSGSALGQHWMYQGKHVLIVFDDLSKQAEAYRAISLLLRRPPGREAYPGDVFYLHSRLLERCAKLSDDMGGGSMTGLPIVETKANDVSAYIPTNVISITDGQVFLESNLFNSGVRPAVNVGISVSRVGGAAQTKGMKKVSGRVRLDLASYRELEGFAAFASDLDDASKRQLARGSRLVEVLKQGEHHPWSVEDQIVTIYLASNGYYDEVPVEEVRRFEEQLMSELHRNSSGIFDAIDGGAPLTDEVITTLVDATEAFKKIFRLSDGSSLQAEAMEEDAVTQETLQVKRTASRKG, encoded by the coding sequence ATGGCGGAGTTGAAGATCTCCTCCGAAGAAATTCGGGATGCCCTTGCACAGTTCCGGGACTCCTACGACCCCAGCGCTACCCGCAGCGAAATTGGTGCCGTAGTTGAAGCCGCCGACGGTATCGCCCGCGTCAGCGGACTGCCCTCGGCAATGGCTAACGAGCTGGTGGAATTCCCGGGTGGTGTACTTGGTGTCGCCCAGAACCTGGACGAGCGCGAAATCGGCGCTGTGGTGCTGGGTAGCTTCGAAGAAATCAAGGAGGGTGACGAAGTTCGCCGCACTGGAGAGGTACTCTCCATTCCCGTCGGCGATGCCTTCCTCGGCCGCGTGATCAACCCGCTCGGCCAGCCCATCGATGGCAAAGGGCCGATCGAGGCCGAGACCGAACGTCCTCTCGAACTGCAGGCACCCACCGTACTACAGCGCAAGCCGGTACACGAGCCGATGCAGACCGGTCTCAAGGCTATTGACGCTATGACCCCCATTGGTCGGGGCCAGCGTCAGCTTGTCATTGGCGACCGCAAGACCGGTAAGACCTCTATCTGCACCGACACCATCATTAACCAGAAGGCGAACTGGGAATCCGGTGATCCTTCCAAACAGGTTCGCTGCATCTATGTCGCCATCGGCCAAAAGGGTTCCACCATTGCAGGTGTTCAGGCTGCTCTGGAAGAGTACGGCGCCATGGAATACACCACCATTGTGGCGGCCCCCGCATCCGACTCCGCCGGCTTCAAGTGGCTCGCACCCTTCTCGGGCTCCGCTTTGGGGCAGCACTGGATGTACCAGGGCAAGCACGTCCTCATTGTCTTCGACGACCTGTCCAAGCAAGCTGAAGCATACCGTGCAATCTCCCTGCTGCTGCGCCGTCCGCCGGGACGTGAAGCCTACCCCGGTGATGTCTTCTATCTGCACTCCCGCCTTCTCGAACGGTGTGCGAAGCTCTCCGACGATATGGGAGGCGGTTCCATGACCGGCCTGCCGATTGTCGAGACTAAGGCTAACGACGTCTCTGCCTACATTCCGACCAACGTCATTTCCATTACCGACGGCCAGGTGTTCCTCGAGTCCAACCTCTTCAACAGTGGCGTGCGTCCCGCCGTTAACGTGGGTATTTCCGTGTCCCGCGTGGGTGGCGCTGCCCAGACAAAGGGCATGAAGAAGGTTTCCGGTCGTGTTCGTCTGGATCTTGCCTCCTACCGCGAACTGGAAGGCTTCGCCGCATTCGCATCTGACCTCGATGATGCGTCGAAGCGTCAGCTGGCCCGCGGTTCTCGCCTAGTGGAAGTCCTGAAACAAGGCGAGCATCACCCATGGTCGGTAGAGGACCAGATCGTCACCATCTACCTGGCTAGTAACGGCTACTACGATGAGGTGCCGGTGGAGGAAGTCCGACGCTTCGAAGAGCAGCTCATGAGCGAGCTACACCGCAATTCCTCCGGCATCTTCGACGCCATCGACGGGGGCGCCCCGTTGACGGATGAGGTTATCACCACCCTGGTCGACGCTACCGAGGCATTCAAGAAGATCTTCCGTCTCTCCGATGGCTCCTCGCTGCAGGCTGAGGCTATGGAAGAAGATGCTGTCACTCAAGAAACCCTGCAGGTGAAGCGCACTGCTTCCCGGAAGGGCTAA
- a CDS encoding F0F1 ATP synthase subunit delta: protein MSVMYAASRDALATIRSLAEQLIRESEQPVVVGQQVGAELFTIVELVEADRPTRVALADVSVSPEQRNALMTRLIEGKVLPETLRVCQEATALDWSNPADLRDGLVRTARSALLQAAELSNSLPQVEEELFRLSRTIKAHPGLEQALGDRQASADERRALLAQLLYGKVSAISEILASQAVARPQEGLVADDLDILSRQAAHETGRRVADVTTPVALTDAQREGLRAKLHDIYGIEVSIHEVIDRNIIGGVIIKVGNEIINGSLASKLESLRRSLV, encoded by the coding sequence ATGAGTGTCATGTATGCCGCCAGCCGCGATGCTCTCGCTACTATCCGTTCCCTCGCAGAACAACTCATTCGCGAGAGTGAACAGCCCGTAGTAGTGGGGCAGCAGGTGGGTGCTGAACTGTTCACGATCGTTGAACTAGTTGAAGCAGACCGTCCGACCCGCGTTGCACTAGCAGACGTGTCTGTCAGTCCGGAACAGCGCAACGCACTGATGACGCGCCTCATCGAGGGCAAAGTATTGCCCGAGACATTGCGTGTGTGTCAGGAAGCTACCGCGCTTGATTGGTCTAATCCGGCCGATCTCCGTGACGGACTCGTTCGCACCGCCCGCTCTGCACTTCTCCAGGCAGCTGAACTTTCGAACTCGCTGCCGCAGGTAGAAGAGGAACTCTTCCGCCTGAGCCGGACGATCAAGGCCCATCCTGGATTGGAACAGGCCTTGGGCGATCGGCAGGCGTCTGCAGATGAGCGACGCGCCCTGCTGGCACAGTTGTTGTACGGAAAAGTCTCTGCGATTTCCGAGATCCTCGCTTCACAGGCGGTCGCTCGCCCACAAGAAGGACTCGTCGCTGATGACCTCGATATTCTTTCGCGTCAGGCGGCGCATGAAACTGGTCGGCGTGTTGCCGACGTGACTACTCCTGTAGCACTCACCGATGCTCAGCGTGAAGGCCTTCGTGCGAAGCTTCACGACATCTATGGCATCGAGGTGTCCATCCACGAGGTGATTGACCGCAACATCATTGGCGGCGTCATCATCAAGGTGGGCAACGAAATTATCAATGGAAGCCTCGCTAGCAAGCTTGAATCGCTCCGGCGCAGCTTGGTCTAG
- a CDS encoding F0F1 ATP synthase subunit B, which produces MTSLILASGGGDSTENMPLGGSLGPLFPANYDVVWSLVCFIVIMLLMWKFVLPRYGKVFQERRDRIEGGMAKAEELQAKAQQTLDEYNQQLAQAHDDATQIREEAREQGRQIVAEMKDKAMAESSRIIASGQQSLDAQRQKVYTDLKNDIGVQATNLAELILRDELDDDAKRADTIDAFLASLGDNDTAGVARQ; this is translated from the coding sequence ATGACCTCACTTATCCTTGCCTCCGGAGGAGGAGACTCCACCGAGAACATGCCTCTCGGCGGCAGTCTCGGCCCCCTCTTCCCGGCTAACTATGACGTGGTGTGGTCACTGGTCTGTTTCATCGTCATCATGCTGTTGATGTGGAAATTCGTCCTCCCGCGCTATGGAAAGGTCTTCCAGGAACGACGGGATCGTATTGAAGGCGGCATGGCCAAGGCTGAAGAGCTGCAGGCCAAGGCGCAGCAAACGTTGGATGAATACAACCAACAGCTGGCACAAGCTCACGATGACGCAACCCAGATTCGCGAGGAAGCTCGTGAACAGGGACGACAGATCGTGGCTGAGATGAAGGACAAGGCCATGGCCGAGTCCAGTCGCATTATTGCCAGCGGACAGCAGTCCCTAGATGCGCAGCGGCAGAAGGTTTACACCGATCTGAAGAATGACATTGGTGTTCAAGCGACGAACCTGGCAGAACTCATCCTTCGCGACGAACTGGATGATGACGCCAAGCGAGCTGACACCATTGATGCTTTCCTCGCCAGCCTCGGTGACAATGACACTGCGGGAGTGGCCCGTCAATGA
- a CDS encoding glycosyltransferase family 4 protein, protein MFGVAGGLGVPWRELGLVLLSSLIVAFLITGLVRKIAIRGGAMAIPRQRDVHVIPIPRWGGVGIFLAVITGYIIASNLPALQNGFQFVPDLKAVMVGSCLIVLLGIVDDRWGLDAVTKLLGQIVVASIMVVMGLSWTQIYIPFGGINNLVLDPWQAGFFTVLLVVTIINAVNFVDGLDGLAAGLGTIASLAIMVLSVHLLSEQEGAVSAYPPAIISVVLAGACLGFLPHNFQPARLFMGDSGSMLIGLNLAAASTSASGRISLSAYGVGDLVVLLSPLLVVIAAMFIPLLDLIMAVIRRTRAGVSPFTPDKMHLHHRLLRVGHSQRRSVLIIYLWVGWLTTAAVTPMLVPWQVYFPLIILLALIVAILTYLPRVQQRWVGLRVRQQVSSTSSRRSATVRQQPAVRQSRAPRLPCRVRTRNDHHILREEPTNE, encoded by the coding sequence ATGTTTGGCGTCGCTGGTGGCCTAGGTGTGCCGTGGCGAGAGTTAGGGCTGGTGCTGCTATCGTCGCTCATCGTTGCTTTTCTCATTACTGGTCTGGTCCGTAAGATTGCGATCCGTGGTGGGGCGATGGCTATTCCTCGTCAACGTGATGTCCATGTGATTCCGATTCCACGGTGGGGTGGTGTGGGCATCTTCCTGGCGGTTATCACCGGCTATATCATCGCTTCCAACCTCCCGGCGCTTCAGAACGGTTTTCAGTTTGTGCCTGATCTGAAGGCTGTGATGGTGGGGTCGTGCCTCATCGTCTTGCTGGGCATCGTCGATGACCGGTGGGGCCTTGATGCTGTTACCAAGTTGCTGGGGCAAATCGTGGTGGCGAGCATCATGGTGGTGATGGGTCTCTCCTGGACTCAGATTTATATTCCCTTCGGGGGAATTAATAACCTCGTCCTGGATCCGTGGCAGGCTGGCTTTTTCACCGTGTTGTTGGTGGTGACCATCATTAATGCGGTGAACTTCGTGGATGGTCTGGACGGATTAGCGGCAGGGCTGGGGACAATCGCCTCCCTCGCCATTATGGTGCTGTCGGTGCACCTGTTGTCGGAGCAAGAGGGGGCAGTATCTGCTTATCCACCAGCGATTATTTCCGTTGTCTTGGCAGGTGCGTGCCTCGGATTTTTGCCGCATAACTTCCAGCCCGCGCGTCTCTTTATGGGGGATTCTGGGTCGATGCTCATCGGCCTCAACTTGGCTGCCGCGTCGACCTCCGCCTCGGGGCGCATCTCACTCTCCGCCTATGGGGTAGGGGACTTGGTCGTTTTGCTTTCGCCACTACTGGTGGTGATAGCAGCCATGTTCATCCCGCTACTGGACCTCATCATGGCGGTGATTCGCCGGACGCGTGCCGGGGTAAGCCCATTTACCCCGGACAAGATGCATTTGCATCATCGTCTCCTGCGGGTGGGACATTCGCAGCGCCGTTCAGTTCTGATCATCTACCTCTGGGTGGGGTGGCTCACCACGGCCGCGGTCACGCCCATGCTGGTGCCGTGGCAGGTCTACTTTCCGCTCATTATCTTGCTGGCGCTTATCGTCGCAATCTTGACGTATCTGCCGCGCGTTCAACAGCGCTGGGTTGGCCTACGCGTGCGGCAACAGGTATCTTCCACGTCATCCCGGCGCTCTGCGACGGTTCGGCAGCAGCCGGCGGTCCGCCAATCTCGGGCGCCCCGTTTACCGTGCCGTGTTCGTACACGGAATGACCATCACATTCTGCGAGAGGAACCGACCAATGAGTAA
- the atpB gene encoding F0F1 ATP synthase subunit A has translation MKGEFHAPSLGDFFPDPIWLHDVAGGWFTIDRLMVVRLFVILLVAIFFGVAFHNPKLVPGKLQNAAEMVLDFVRTGIAEDILGKKEGKRFLPLITTTFVIVFFLNLPSVIPFLNISPNARIGMPLVMAIVGYIAFIYAGSRKYGFFKFMKSSVVIPNMPPVMHLIVVPIEFISTFILRPVTLTIRLMANMLSGHLILALIFGATNFFFWQLNGWTALSAVTLVAAILFTLFELLVIFLQAYIFALLVAVYIDLSLHASEH, from the coding sequence ATGAAGGGTGAATTCCACGCCCCATCTCTTGGGGATTTCTTCCCTGATCCGATCTGGCTTCATGATGTGGCTGGTGGGTGGTTCACCATCGACCGACTCATGGTGGTGCGCCTCTTCGTGATTCTGCTAGTGGCGATCTTCTTCGGTGTCGCCTTCCACAACCCCAAGCTTGTTCCGGGAAAGCTTCAAAACGCCGCAGAAATGGTGCTTGATTTTGTCCGCACCGGCATTGCTGAGGACATCCTCGGTAAGAAAGAAGGAAAGCGTTTCCTTCCGCTTATCACCACCACCTTCGTTATTGTTTTCTTCCTCAACTTGCCCTCGGTTATTCCGTTCCTGAACATCTCGCCGAACGCGCGTATTGGTATGCCGTTGGTGATGGCCATTGTCGGCTACATCGCCTTCATCTACGCGGGATCTCGGAAGTACGGCTTCTTCAAATTCATGAAGTCCTCGGTGGTTATTCCGAACATGCCCCCGGTGATGCACCTCATCGTGGTTCCGATCGAGTTCATCTCAACGTTCATCCTGCGGCCGGTTACCCTGACCATCCGTCTCATGGCTAATATGCTTTCGGGGCACCTCATTTTGGCACTCATCTTTGGTGCCACCAACTTCTTCTTCTGGCAGCTCAATGGTTGGACCGCACTGTCTGCAGTGACGCTGGTCGCCGCCATCCTCTTTACCCTCTTCGAGCTGTTGGTCATCTTCCTGCAGGCATACATCTTTGCTCTGCTGGTCGCTGTGTATATCGATCTTTCGCTACACGCCAGTGAGCACTAG
- a CDS encoding L-threonylcarbamoyladenylate synthase, producing the protein MTTYTCTPGHDRTAALAAAAAALAAGQLVVTPTDTVYGVACDAFSPAAVAALLAAKHRGPDMPVPVLVGSWQAAEDIAGELPTVALALMKAYWPGGLSVVVPQAQSVEWDLGETTQSVMLRMPLNAVAVDLLRRTGPLGVSSANITGHPPATAIEQAEEQLGESVAIYLDGGPADIGTASTIVDVTCDPPRIIREGAITADDIARVVGVPTTVLLRPAM; encoded by the coding sequence ATGACGACCTACACCTGTACTCCTGGCCATGACCGCACTGCCGCACTCGCGGCAGCGGCGGCTGCGCTTGCTGCAGGCCAGTTGGTTGTTACTCCGACCGATACTGTGTATGGGGTTGCCTGCGATGCGTTTTCTCCGGCTGCAGTAGCTGCCCTGTTAGCAGCTAAACACCGGGGTCCCGATATGCCAGTGCCAGTTCTAGTTGGCTCATGGCAGGCTGCGGAAGACATCGCAGGGGAGTTACCTACAGTGGCACTCGCGCTGATGAAGGCGTATTGGCCGGGAGGCTTAAGTGTAGTGGTCCCGCAGGCCCAGTCTGTCGAGTGGGATTTGGGGGAGACAACACAGTCCGTCATGCTTCGGATGCCGTTGAATGCGGTAGCAGTGGACTTGCTGCGGCGCACCGGCCCCTTGGGGGTGTCGTCGGCTAATATCACTGGGCATCCACCAGCCACAGCTATTGAGCAGGCTGAGGAGCAGCTTGGGGAAAGTGTTGCCATCTACCTGGATGGTGGACCTGCCGATATTGGTACGGCGTCCACTATTGTTGACGTTACATGTGACCCTCCGCGCATTATCCGGGAGGGTGCCATTACTGCTGACGATATCGCCCGGGTCGTGGGTGTGCCCACGACCGTGCTGCTGCGCCCTGCGATGTAA
- a CDS encoding DUF2550 family protein produces the protein MWWSGIVAVSVVLIALAVASYFFYCHMTALQDKGTGVLMRVRPAEGEHGWRHGILVYEENRVRFYKLLIFVDRKAFDLNRDEIHILACRSPHGLEIRLMDETTRIVAITGCDPEVELALSPSAHAALLSWLESRPSKRLYQQGL, from the coding sequence ATGTGGTGGAGTGGTATCGTAGCCGTTAGCGTAGTACTTATTGCGCTAGCGGTTGCATCGTATTTTTTCTACTGTCATATGACTGCATTACAGGACAAAGGCACTGGCGTCCTCATGCGTGTTCGCCCTGCTGAGGGAGAACACGGTTGGCGGCATGGGATTCTCGTCTATGAAGAGAATCGAGTACGTTTTTACAAGCTTTTGATATTCGTTGATCGAAAAGCCTTCGATCTCAACCGTGATGAAATCCACATATTGGCGTGCCGTAGCCCACACGGGTTGGAAATCCGGCTAATGGACGAGACCACCCGGATTGTCGCCATCACGGGTTGTGATCCGGAGGTGGAATTGGCGTTAAGCCCCTCCGCCCACGCCGCACTGCTTTCCTGGTTGGAGTCTCGGCCCTCGAAGCGGCTTTATCAACAAGGTCTATAG